One window of Brachybacterium ginsengisoli genomic DNA carries:
- a CDS encoding glycoside hydrolase family protein translates to MTGRLRRPAAQLPLGQIRPRGWLERQLRLQAAGITGRLPEVWADVGPDSGWLGGSGESWERGPYYLDGLVPLAHVLGDEALIAQAEPWIEGMLASQREDGSFGPAADEDWWPRMVAAKVLIQHAEATEDSRVAPFLLRWCEHLREELPGRPLSGWGEVRGADLALAVAWVHERIDQAWLVDLLDLVLEQTFDWNAYLTGDLVTGPARVFEHRTHGVNVAMGLKTAAAASLRGDLDGHRERTEAAFAALERWHGQAHGWFAADEWLGGREAVAGIETCLVVEMMHTQEVLSRLFGDGVQGDRLESLAMNLLPASSDPRMLAHQYHQQGTQLEASVARRDWSCSSDGANVFGLEPHFGCCTANLHQGWPKFAASLWARDEDGGLRAVAYAPAVVETALVPGGGAADPSADGAVPVRIEVETDYPFEESVRLTVSLDGPALFPLRLRLPQWCDEPALTLDGERVEILDRGDGHVEIERDWSGTTALLLTLPMRPRIVRRERQAAAVHLGPLVMVASPGETWRSVPDAPGLGEWEIHPRTSWNWALAELENAGTWPVERGPVPEAPFALSRATVLRATGCDVPHWLRDGASAAPPPPSPVMDHGPVHDLELVPYGTARLRVMEFPVAIGRRD, encoded by the coding sequence ATGACCGGCAGGCTGCGCCGCCCCGCCGCGCAGCTGCCGCTCGGGCAGATCCGCCCGCGCGGCTGGCTCGAGCGCCAGCTGCGCCTCCAGGCTGCGGGGATCACCGGTCGCCTCCCCGAGGTGTGGGCCGACGTGGGCCCGGACAGCGGCTGGCTGGGCGGGAGCGGCGAGAGCTGGGAGCGCGGACCCTACTACCTCGACGGCCTGGTGCCGCTCGCCCACGTGCTCGGCGATGAGGCGCTGATCGCCCAGGCCGAGCCCTGGATCGAAGGGATGCTCGCCTCGCAGCGCGAGGACGGCTCCTTCGGTCCCGCGGCCGACGAGGACTGGTGGCCGCGCATGGTCGCCGCGAAGGTGCTCATCCAGCACGCCGAGGCGACCGAGGACTCCCGCGTGGCCCCTTTCCTGCTGCGCTGGTGCGAGCACTTGCGCGAGGAGCTGCCGGGCCGGCCGCTGTCCGGCTGGGGCGAGGTGCGCGGCGCCGATCTCGCGCTCGCCGTCGCCTGGGTGCACGAACGCATCGACCAGGCATGGCTCGTGGACCTCCTGGACCTCGTGCTCGAGCAGACCTTCGACTGGAACGCCTACCTCACCGGCGATCTGGTCACCGGACCGGCCCGCGTCTTCGAGCACCGCACCCACGGCGTGAACGTCGCGATGGGCCTGAAGACGGCCGCCGCCGCGTCCCTGCGCGGCGACCTGGACGGTCACCGCGAGCGCACCGAGGCCGCCTTCGCCGCCCTCGAGCGCTGGCACGGGCAGGCCCACGGATGGTTCGCGGCCGACGAGTGGCTGGGCGGCCGTGAGGCCGTCGCCGGGATCGAGACCTGTCTGGTGGTCGAGATGATGCACACCCAGGAGGTGCTCTCGCGGCTGTTCGGCGACGGGGTGCAGGGCGACCGCCTGGAGTCCCTCGCGATGAACCTGCTGCCCGCCTCCTCGGACCCGCGGATGCTCGCCCACCAGTACCACCAGCAGGGCACGCAGCTCGAGGCGTCGGTCGCCCGGCGGGACTGGTCCTGCTCCAGCGACGGCGCGAACGTGTTCGGCCTCGAACCCCACTTCGGATGCTGCACCGCGAACCTCCACCAGGGCTGGCCCAAGTTTGCCGCCTCGCTGTGGGCGCGCGACGAGGACGGCGGGCTGCGCGCCGTCGCGTACGCCCCCGCCGTGGTCGAGACCGCCCTCGTGCCGGGCGGCGGTGCGGCGGACCCGTCGGCCGATGGGGCCGTGCCGGTGCGGATCGAGGTCGAGACCGACTACCCCTTCGAGGAGTCCGTGCGCCTCACCGTCAGCCTCGACGGGCCCGCCCTCTTCCCGTTGCGGCTGCGCCTGCCGCAGTGGTGCGACGAGCCCGCCCTCACCCTCGACGGCGAGAGGGTCGAGATCCTCGACCGCGGGGACGGGCACGTCGAGATCGAGCGCGACTGGTCCGGCACCACCGCGCTCCTCCTCACCCTGCCGATGCGCCCGCGGATCGTGCGCCGCGAGCGCCAGGCCGCAGCCGTGCACCTGGGGCCGCTGGTCATGGTCGCGAGTCCGGGGGAGACCTGGCGGAGTGTGCCGGACGCCCCGGGCCTCGGCGAATGGGAGATCCACCCCCGCACCAGCTGGAACTGGGCGCTCGCGGAGCTTGAGAACGCCGGGACCTGGCCCGTGGAGCGCGGCCCCGTGCCCGAGGCGCCGTTCGCGCTGTCGCGGGCCACGGTGCTGCGGGCCACCGGCTGCGACGTCCCGCATTGGCTCCGCGACGGCGCCTCGGCCGCGCCCCCGCCGCCGAGCCCGGTCATGGACCACGGGCCGGTGCACGACCTCGAGCTCGTCCCCTACGGCACGGCGCGGCTGCGGGTCATGGAGTTCCCGGTCGCCATCGGCCGCCGGGACTGA
- a CDS encoding TetR/AcrR family transcriptional regulator — protein sequence MTETRTATPERPYHHGNLRDELLAAAEATLRERGQEQLSLRELARQIGVSHGAPRRHFADRQALLDALAITGFGRLDDALRAALEETGEDFPSRLRATAGAYVRFATDSAALLELMFTTKHRDGAEAVREAAAPAFVRLDALIVQGQRSGEVAAGDTEQVSIVLFATLQGIATLINGDMVDLSRLEDLTDQATEQFLRGQRPLG from the coding sequence ATGACCGAGACCCGCACCGCGACGCCCGAGCGACCCTACCACCACGGGAACCTCCGTGATGAGCTGCTCGCCGCTGCGGAGGCGACGCTGCGTGAGCGGGGCCAGGAGCAGCTCTCCCTCCGCGAGCTCGCACGGCAGATCGGCGTGAGCCACGGAGCGCCGCGCCGACACTTCGCCGACCGCCAGGCCCTGCTGGACGCCCTGGCGATCACGGGATTCGGCCGTCTGGACGACGCCCTCCGCGCCGCTCTCGAGGAGACGGGCGAGGACTTCCCGTCCCGGCTGCGCGCCACGGCGGGCGCGTACGTGCGCTTCGCGACCGACAGCGCGGCGCTGCTGGAGCTGATGTTCACCACCAAGCATCGCGATGGGGCGGAGGCGGTGCGCGAGGCGGCCGCTCCCGCGTTCGTCCGGCTCGATGCCCTGATCGTCCAGGGGCAGCGCTCCGGGGAGGTGGCCGCGGGCGACACCGAGCAGGTGAGCATCGTGCTGTTCGCGACGCTCCAGGGCATCGCCACCCTGATCAACGGCGACATGGTCGATCTGTCCCGGCTCGAGGACCTGACGGACCAGGCCACCGAGCAGTTCCTGCGGGGCCAGCGCCCGCTCGGCTGA
- a CDS encoding oxidoreductase — protein sequence MSTFTLQSIPDLSGTTAIVTGANTGLGRVTASALAERGARVLLAVRSTDKGRQAALTMPGDVEVRRLDLADLSSVRAFADEVQEPIDLLINNAGLMTPPRGRTADGFELQFGTNHLGHFALTNLLLPRVRGRVVTVSSMGHRVGRIDLEDPNWERRAYRPMLAYGQSKLANLLFAAELQRRLAAAGSAVLAMSSHPGVAMTDLMRPQEVRGREMLRERALRPFLQDTVGGALPTVQAAVGDLPGDSFVGPRGALRTRRDSGPVGRSRRARDAQMARRLWTLSEELTGVTFPLTAEAPAPSGS from the coding sequence ATGAGCACCTTCACCCTGCAGAGCATCCCCGATCTCTCCGGCACCACGGCGATCGTCACCGGAGCCAACACCGGCCTCGGCCGAGTCACCGCCAGTGCTCTGGCCGAGCGCGGCGCACGTGTCCTGCTCGCCGTGCGCAGCACCGACAAGGGTCGCCAGGCCGCCCTCACCATGCCCGGGGATGTGGAGGTGCGGCGGCTCGACCTCGCCGACCTCTCCTCGGTGCGGGCCTTCGCCGACGAGGTCCAGGAGCCCATCGACCTGCTGATCAACAACGCCGGGCTGATGACCCCGCCGCGGGGACGCACCGCCGACGGCTTCGAGCTGCAGTTCGGCACCAACCACCTCGGCCACTTCGCCCTGACCAACCTGCTGCTCCCGAGGGTGCGGGGGAGGGTCGTGACCGTCTCGTCGATGGGGCACCGCGTCGGCCGCATCGACCTCGAGGACCCGAACTGGGAGCGTCGGGCCTACCGTCCCATGCTCGCCTACGGGCAGTCCAAGCTCGCCAACCTGCTCTTCGCCGCCGAGCTCCAGCGGAGGCTGGCGGCGGCCGGCTCCGCGGTGCTCGCGATGTCCTCGCACCCCGGGGTGGCCATGACCGACCTGATGCGTCCCCAGGAGGTGCGCGGTCGCGAGATGCTCCGGGAGAGGGCCCTGCGCCCGTTCCTCCAGGACACCGTGGGCGGCGCGCTGCCCACCGTGCAGGCGGCCGTGGGCGACCTGCCCGGTGACAGCTTCGTCGGCCCGCGCGGGGCCCTGCGCACGCGCCGCGACTCCGGGCCGGTGGGGCGCTCCCGCCGTGCCCGGGACGCCCAGATGGCGCGCCGGCTCTGGACGCTCTCCGAGGAGCTGACCGGGGTCACCTTCCCGCTCACGGCGGAGGCGCCCGCCCCGTCGGGCTCCTGA
- a CDS encoding patatin-like phospholipase family protein, with the protein MDLVLEGGGVKGIALAGALEVLEERGYTVNRVAGSSAGAIAGALLTAGIPASQMVQILRETDYRLFEDGPWWTRTLPGKGLSILLHNGIHRGRHLRDWVAEQLAEHGAPGGTGTFADLRYEDPDPGIELTGAHAHRLVVTVSDLSAGLLRYLPLDADALGTSPDALRVADAVRASTSIPLFFRPVRWKNAHGLPSVLVDGGLLSNFPVSVFDRPDGEPPRWPTFGLKLSAKPEADFGVRNRIRGPLSFGKAVADTVTGFYDRMHIDAAHSVARTIFIDTEAVRPTQFDLSEEERELLYRKGRKAATDFLDGDHEQEPWDFEAYTRRFRTGSGTETLPQR; encoded by the coding sequence GTGGACCTGGTCCTCGAAGGCGGTGGAGTCAAGGGCATCGCCCTGGCCGGCGCGCTCGAGGTGCTCGAGGAGCGGGGGTACACGGTCAACCGGGTGGCGGGGTCGTCGGCCGGGGCGATCGCGGGGGCGCTGCTCACCGCCGGGATCCCGGCCTCGCAGATGGTGCAGATCCTGCGGGAGACGGACTACCGGCTCTTCGAGGACGGCCCCTGGTGGACCCGCACCCTGCCCGGCAAGGGGCTCAGCATCCTCCTGCACAACGGCATCCATCGCGGCCGTCACCTGCGCGACTGGGTCGCGGAGCAGCTGGCGGAGCACGGGGCGCCGGGCGGCACGGGCACCTTTGCCGATCTGCGATACGAGGACCCGGATCCCGGGATCGAGCTCACCGGTGCGCACGCCCACCGTCTGGTGGTGACGGTCTCGGACCTCTCCGCCGGGCTGCTGCGCTATCTGCCGCTGGATGCCGACGCGCTGGGCACCTCCCCGGATGCGCTGCGGGTGGCGGACGCAGTGCGGGCCTCGACCTCGATCCCGCTGTTCTTCCGCCCGGTGCGCTGGAAGAACGCGCACGGCCTGCCGTCGGTGCTGGTGGACGGGGGCCTGCTCTCCAACTTCCCGGTCTCGGTGTTCGACCGCCCGGACGGCGAGCCGCCGCGCTGGCCCACCTTCGGCCTGAAGCTCTCCGCCAAGCCGGAGGCGGATTTCGGGGTGCGGAACCGGATCCGCGGGCCGCTGAGCTTCGGCAAGGCCGTGGCGGACACCGTCACCGGGTTCTACGACCGGATGCACATCGACGCCGCGCACTCGGTGGCGCGCACGATCTTCATCGACACCGAGGCGGTGCGTCCCACCCAGTTCGACCTCTCGGAGGAGGAGCGGGAGCTGCTCTACCGCAAGGGCCGCAAGGCCGCGACGGACTTCCTCGACGGCGACCACGAGCAGGAGCCCTGGGACTTCGAGGCGTACACGCGGCGGTTCCGCACCGGCTCGGGGACGGAAACGCTCCCGCAGCGCTGA
- a CDS encoding TetR/AcrR family transcriptional regulator has product MLTRRERILHGAAEVVSRHGYHGASLRAIARHVGMSHPGMLHHFPTKQSLIDGIVEHLERQTRCLLQNVEHVGTHPEGFVQDLRNYWISHRFDLELLARLDAEAVDHQVPHRLSLARLRLVHEHVWTTAFVNLAHHGHLREGTDVDLAGRTLCGFLLASSIREHTVGEQQRDHDHDPLDDLRLLIDMYVHPSGGARSGP; this is encoded by the coding sequence ATGCTGACGCGGCGAGAGAGGATCCTTCACGGTGCCGCGGAGGTCGTCTCCCGGCACGGGTATCACGGGGCTAGCCTGCGTGCCATCGCCCGCCACGTCGGCATGTCGCATCCGGGAATGCTGCACCACTTCCCCACCAAGCAGTCCCTGATCGACGGGATCGTGGAGCACCTCGAGCGCCAGACCCGTTGCCTGCTGCAGAACGTGGAGCACGTCGGAACCCACCCGGAGGGGTTCGTCCAGGACCTCCGGAACTACTGGATCTCCCACCGCTTCGACCTCGAGCTGCTTGCCCGCCTCGACGCCGAGGCTGTGGACCACCAGGTCCCCCATCGACTCTCACTCGCCCGTCTGCGCCTCGTTCACGAGCATGTCTGGACCACCGCCTTCGTGAATCTCGCTCATCACGGCCACCTCCGGGAGGGGACAGACGTCGACCTCGCGGGCCGCACCCTGTGCGGATTCCTCCTCGCATCGTCCATTCGCGAGCACACCGTCGGGGAGCAGCAACGCGATCATGATCATGACCCGCTCGATGATCTCCGACTGCTCATCGACATGTACGTCCACCCTTCCGGCGGCGCCCGCTCGGGGCCGTGA
- a CDS encoding nuclear transport factor 2 family protein, whose translation MSLPPVLVRLFDAENRRDWSDLAALLHPDVEWTVVPSQRGRSVGIAAYLERLEGAYSESGGTTLKVRHVIRGGDDLTATELVDQDGGVSLEVFQLEDGRVRRTWEYLFHAPVQEISAGDELPAAPG comes from the coding sequence ATGAGTCTGCCTCCGGTACTGGTCAGGCTGTTCGACGCGGAGAACCGCCGCGATTGGAGCGATCTCGCCGCCCTGCTGCACCCGGACGTCGAGTGGACGGTGGTCCCCAGCCAACGCGGACGGTCCGTCGGCATCGCCGCCTACTTGGAACGCCTCGAGGGCGCGTACAGCGAGAGCGGCGGCACCACTCTCAAGGTCCGTCACGTCATCCGAGGCGGTGACGACCTGACGGCTACCGAGCTGGTCGATCAGGACGGCGGCGTCTCCCTCGAGGTGTTCCAGCTCGAGGACGGTCGCGTGCGGCGCACCTGGGAGTACCTCTTCCATGCGCCGGTCCAGGAGATCTCCGCCGGGGACGAGCTTCCGGCAGCCCCCGGGTGA
- a CDS encoding MarR family winged helix-turn-helix transcriptional regulator — protein MSNYWYREQRSTTASSVELLNELRRYRESNTRMRSRVRDDMGMGEKDLLALRLLLAADAEDRSVRQRDLAYQLGISAASASALVDRLVNDGFVLRTPHPSDRRSIAVVPTPRGHHEVRETLHSMHARMLAVAEAMTPEDRAVVTTFFRDLNHSLDEPHSSEEPLSARPAAQRRCGAAQEEEAT, from the coding sequence ATGAGCAACTACTGGTACCGCGAGCAGAGATCCACGACGGCCTCGTCCGTAGAGCTGCTCAACGAGCTCAGGCGATACCGCGAGTCCAATACGCGCATGCGCTCACGGGTCCGCGATGACATGGGCATGGGAGAGAAGGACCTTCTCGCCCTCCGACTGCTCCTGGCGGCCGACGCCGAGGATCGCAGTGTTCGACAGCGCGACCTGGCCTACCAGCTGGGGATCAGTGCGGCATCGGCCAGCGCCCTGGTGGATCGCCTGGTGAACGACGGGTTCGTCCTGCGCACTCCCCATCCGTCGGACCGGCGCTCGATCGCTGTCGTCCCCACCCCTCGAGGCCACCACGAGGTCCGGGAGACCCTGCACTCCATGCATGCGCGGATGTTGGCCGTCGCCGAGGCGATGACCCCCGAGGACCGAGCCGTCGTCACGACCTTCTTCCGCGACCTCAACCATTCGCTGGACGAGCCGCACTCTTCGGAAGAGCCCCTCTCAGCACGTCCCGCGGCGCAACGACGCTGCGGCGCCGCGCAGGAGGAGGAGGCGACATGA
- a CDS encoding SDR family oxidoreductase, translating into MDAPREEKHMTTDQLTFQNPVDRFPSISPPKQDQPEPGLDADLAPQTDRGEHSYRGTGRLAGRRALITGADSGIGAAVAIAFAREGADVALSYLPAEEEDARYIGRVVEETGRKAVLLPGDLADSQYCASLPDRAAEALGGLDALVNNAGRQIAIEHIEDLDDDQWSSTFDVNIRAIYRISKAALRHLEPGSTIVNSTSIQAYDPSPHLVDYASTKAAINNFTKGLGQQLAPRGIRVNAVAPGPIWTPLQVSDGQPKDALPDFGKSTPLGRAGQPTELAPAYVFLTSAESSYVIGETLNVNGGTPSP; encoded by the coding sequence ATGGACGCCCCTCGAGAGGAAAAACATATGACGACCGACCAGCTGACCTTCCAGAACCCCGTCGACCGCTTCCCGTCGATCTCCCCTCCGAAGCAGGACCAACCCGAGCCCGGACTCGATGCGGACCTCGCCCCGCAGACTGACCGAGGCGAGCATTCCTACCGAGGCACAGGTCGCCTCGCGGGACGACGCGCCCTCATCACCGGCGCTGACTCCGGGATCGGGGCAGCGGTCGCGATCGCCTTCGCCCGCGAAGGCGCAGATGTCGCCCTCTCCTATCTTCCAGCGGAAGAGGAGGACGCGCGATACATCGGTCGTGTCGTCGAGGAGACCGGTCGCAAGGCTGTGCTGCTGCCCGGCGACCTCGCCGATTCCCAGTACTGCGCGAGCCTCCCCGACCGGGCCGCTGAGGCTCTCGGTGGTCTCGATGCCCTGGTCAACAACGCCGGTCGGCAGATCGCGATCGAGCACATCGAGGATCTCGACGACGACCAGTGGTCCTCGACCTTCGACGTGAACATCCGCGCGATCTACCGGATCTCGAAAGCCGCCCTCCGCCATCTGGAGCCGGGGTCGACCATCGTCAACTCGACCTCGATCCAGGCATACGACCCGTCGCCGCATCTGGTGGACTACGCCTCGACGAAAGCCGCGATCAACAACTTCACCAAAGGGCTCGGACAGCAGCTCGCTCCGCGGGGCATCCGCGTGAACGCGGTCGCGCCCGGTCCGATCTGGACGCCGCTGCAGGTTTCCGACGGCCAGCCGAAGGATGCCCTTCCGGATTTCGGCAAGAGCACCCCGCTGGGCCGTGCGGGTCAGCCGACCGAACTCGCACCGGCCTACGTGTTCCTCACCTCGGCTGAGTCGAGCTACGTCATCGGCGAGACCCTCAACGTGAACGGAGGAACCCCGAGCCCCTGA
- a CDS encoding alcohol dehydrogenase catalytic domain-containing protein yields the protein MKAVTWQSTHQVSVQDVPDPQILDAGDAIVRITSTAICGSDLHLYEVLGPYMEPGDVLGHEAMGVIEQVGSGVTRVRRGDRVVVPFNISCGHCWMCTQGLQSQCETTQVTEHGSGASLFGFSKLYGQVPGGQAELLRVPHAEYGLIAVGSDLPDERYLFLSDILPTAWQGVKYADVPDGGTLAVIGLGPVGQFAARIGVHLGSRVFAIDPVPERRAMAARHGVEVFDQGPDGVKTIREATDGRGPDAVVDAVGMEAHGSPVARAAHQVVGHLPKPVGQRAMETVGVDRLAALHTSLDLVRRGGTVSLSGVYGGVASPMPLLSMFDKQIQLRMGQCNVRAWIDDLLPLVEDPADPLGVTDLITHRLPLEEAASAYAMFQKKHDGCIKVVLDPARR from the coding sequence GTGAAAGCAGTGACATGGCAGAGCACTCATCAGGTGAGCGTCCAGGACGTCCCCGATCCCCAGATCCTCGACGCCGGGGATGCGATCGTCAGAATCACCTCGACGGCGATCTGCGGCTCCGATCTGCATCTCTACGAGGTGCTCGGCCCCTACATGGAGCCGGGAGACGTGCTCGGGCACGAAGCGATGGGAGTCATCGAACAAGTGGGCTCCGGGGTCACCCGCGTACGGCGTGGTGATCGCGTCGTCGTTCCCTTCAACATCTCCTGCGGACACTGCTGGATGTGCACGCAGGGTCTCCAGTCGCAGTGCGAGACCACCCAGGTCACCGAGCACGGGTCGGGCGCATCGCTGTTCGGGTTCTCGAAGCTGTACGGGCAGGTCCCCGGCGGACAGGCCGAGCTGCTGCGGGTCCCCCATGCAGAATACGGGCTGATCGCTGTGGGCAGCGATCTGCCCGACGAGAGGTACCTCTTCCTCAGCGACATCCTGCCCACGGCCTGGCAGGGGGTGAAATACGCCGATGTGCCCGACGGGGGGACGCTGGCCGTCATCGGGCTAGGACCCGTCGGTCAGTTCGCGGCGCGCATCGGGGTGCACCTCGGCAGCCGCGTGTTCGCGATCGACCCCGTCCCCGAGCGCCGGGCGATGGCGGCCCGGCACGGGGTGGAAGTCTTCGACCAGGGCCCCGACGGCGTGAAGACCATTCGAGAGGCTACCGACGGCCGAGGGCCCGATGCGGTCGTCGACGCGGTCGGCATGGAAGCCCATGGCAGCCCGGTCGCCCGCGCCGCGCATCAGGTGGTCGGCCACCTCCCCAAGCCCGTAGGACAGCGAGCGATGGAGACCGTCGGCGTGGACCGCCTCGCCGCGCTGCACACCAGCCTGGATCTGGTCCGCCGCGGCGGGACGGTCTCGCTGAGCGGGGTCTACGGAGGCGTCGCAAGCCCGATGCCGCTGCTGTCGATGTTCGACAAGCAGATCCAGCTGCGCATGGGCCAGTGCAACGTCCGCGCCTGGATCGACGATCTGCTCCCCCTGGTCGAGGACCCTGCTGACCCGTTGGGTGTGACCGACCTGATCACCCATCGTCTGCCGCTCGAGGAGGCGGCCTCTGCCTACGCGATGTTCCAGAAGAAGCACGACGGCTGCATCAAGGTCGTCCTCGATCCCGCCCGTCGCTGA
- a CDS encoding Gfo/Idh/MocA family protein — translation MSIAPKPFSGPVGVGFIGVGVISDTYLENLNSFPDVEVLILGDIDAERAAAQAEKHGVPAHGSAQDVLDHPDVQVVVNLTLPATHAEISSAAIAAGKHVWTEKPLGLDRESTAALLKQADEAGLRVGCAPDTVLGAGVQTAKRAILDGLIGRPLFAQTSMQWQGPEVFHPNPGFLFAKGAGPLLDMGPYYFTTLVSLFGTVEKVAAVGLKALEERTIQVGDKAGTTFPVEVPSTISVLTQFEGGQTGTSLLSFDSPLARQGIVEIHGTEGSLVVPDPNMFEGRIAYVRPFESFGERPPEQEWIEVTQEGPTTGRGLGLLDMVRAIHTGRPHIATGEVGYHVLDVMLSAEESAASGEFVTVNSSVSEIPAVAADFDPLASTL, via the coding sequence ATGAGCATCGCCCCCAAGCCCTTCTCCGGGCCCGTCGGCGTCGGCTTCATCGGCGTGGGCGTCATCTCCGACACCTACCTGGAGAACCTGAACTCCTTCCCGGACGTCGAGGTGCTGATCCTGGGCGACATCGACGCCGAGCGCGCCGCCGCCCAGGCGGAGAAGCACGGCGTGCCCGCCCACGGCTCCGCCCAGGACGTCCTGGACCACCCGGACGTGCAGGTCGTCGTGAACCTGACCCTCCCGGCGACCCACGCGGAGATCTCCTCCGCCGCGATCGCCGCGGGCAAGCACGTGTGGACCGAGAAGCCGCTGGGCCTGGACCGCGAGTCCACCGCCGCGCTGCTCAAGCAGGCCGACGAGGCCGGGCTCCGCGTGGGCTGCGCCCCCGACACCGTGCTCGGTGCCGGCGTGCAGACCGCCAAGCGCGCGATCCTCGACGGCCTCATCGGCCGCCCGCTGTTCGCGCAGACCTCCATGCAGTGGCAGGGTCCCGAGGTGTTCCACCCGAACCCCGGCTTCCTGTTCGCCAAGGGCGCCGGCCCGCTGCTCGACATGGGCCCGTACTACTTCACCACCCTGGTGAGCCTGTTCGGCACCGTCGAGAAGGTCGCGGCCGTGGGCCTGAAGGCCCTCGAGGAGCGGACGATCCAGGTGGGCGACAAGGCCGGGACCACGTTCCCCGTCGAGGTCCCCTCCACGATCTCCGTGCTCACCCAGTTCGAGGGTGGCCAGACCGGCACCTCGCTGCTGAGCTTCGACTCTCCCCTGGCCCGCCAGGGCATCGTCGAGATCCACGGCACCGAGGGCTCGCTCGTGGTCCCCGACCCGAACATGTTCGAGGGCCGCATCGCCTACGTGCGCCCCTTCGAGTCCTTCGGCGAGCGCCCGCCGGAGCAGGAGTGGATCGAGGTCACGCAGGAGGGCCCGACCACCGGTCGCGGTCTGGGCCTGCTGGACATGGTCCGCGCGATCCACACCGGTCGCCCGCACATCGCCACCGGCGAGGTGGGCTACCACGTGCTCGACGTGATGCTCTCGGCCGAGGAGTCGGCGGCGAGCGGCGAGTTCGTCACCGTGAACTCGTCCGTCTCCGAGATCCCGGCCGTCGCCGCGGACTTCGACCCGCTGGCCAGCACGCTCTGA
- a CDS encoding sugar phosphate isomerase/epimerase family protein, which translates to MALPLASVQLYTLAAEFSADMNGSLDKLAKIGLKNVEAFDFVRRPAEIRAALDASGLASPTGHAPLLSDELWTPDGSIPTPANEVVFEAAAEIGMTTVIDPMVPTERWITEDGVKDIAERLNTASEKAKEFGLKVGYHNHAQEFLADFDGQTAYQRFLSLVDPSVAIELDLYWALVGGQDVVALVQELGDRLVAIHVKDGIKPETNPFAPDAPKFSSKSLDQRHAGEGEVPTIDAMKAATNVQYAVIEYDNAPGDVFEDVENSYRFLIDGGLAA; encoded by the coding sequence GTGGCACTGCCTCTCGCCTCCGTCCAGCTGTACACGCTGGCCGCGGAGTTCTCCGCCGATATGAACGGCTCCCTCGACAAGCTCGCGAAGATCGGCCTGAAGAACGTCGAGGCCTTCGACTTCGTGCGCCGCCCCGCCGAGATCCGCGCCGCGCTGGACGCCTCCGGCCTCGCCTCCCCCACCGGCCACGCCCCGCTGCTCTCCGACGAGCTGTGGACCCCGGACGGCTCCATCCCCACCCCGGCCAACGAGGTCGTCTTCGAGGCCGCGGCCGAGATCGGCATGACCACGGTCATCGACCCGATGGTGCCCACCGAGCGCTGGATCACCGAGGACGGCGTGAAGGACATCGCCGAGCGCCTCAACACCGCCTCCGAGAAGGCCAAGGAGTTCGGCCTCAAGGTCGGCTACCACAACCACGCCCAGGAGTTCCTCGCGGACTTCGACGGCCAGACCGCCTACCAGCGCTTCCTCTCCCTCGTGGACCCGTCGGTCGCGATCGAGCTGGACCTGTACTGGGCGCTCGTCGGCGGCCAGGACGTCGTGGCGCTCGTCCAGGAGCTCGGCGACCGCCTCGTCGCGATCCACGTCAAGGACGGCATCAAGCCCGAGACCAACCCCTTCGCGCCCGACGCCCCCAAGTTCAGCTCCAAGAGCCTGGACCAGCGTCACGCCGGTGAGGGCGAGGTCCCCACCATCGACGCGATGAAGGCCGCCACCAACGTCCAGTACGCCGTCATCGAGTACGACAACGCCCCCGGCGACGTCTTCGAGGACGTCGAGAACAGCTACCGCTTCCTGATCGACGGAGGCCTCGCCGCATGA